In Synechococcus sp. CC9616, the following are encoded in one genomic region:
- the folD gene encoding bifunctional methylenetetrahydrofolate dehydrogenase/methenyltetrahydrofolate cyclohydrolase FolD encodes MALRLDGKALSTQLEQRLGNLIAGHLDRVERPPGLALLRVGDDPASGVYVANKEKACARVGVLSTGIHLSAGCSSDDVLHELQRFNTDPLVDGILLQLPLPNGLDEGPLLTAIDPDKDADGLHTLNLGRLLKGEPGPRSCTPAGVMALLRSNGFDPAGKRAVVVGRSILVGQPMALMLQSAHATVSVAHSRTRDLAALTRQAEILVVAAGRPGMIGAEHVSPGAVVVDVGIHRKPEGGLCGDVRADEVSEIAAALSPVPGGVGPMTVTMLLVNTVLAWCRRHGIDHGLDDLIS; translated from the coding sequence TTGTCCACACAGCTGGAACAGCGCCTCGGAAATCTGATCGCTGGTCATCTTGATCGGGTCGAACGGCCTCCCGGTCTGGCTCTTTTGCGCGTTGGGGATGACCCGGCCAGTGGCGTTTACGTGGCCAACAAGGAAAAGGCCTGCGCCCGGGTTGGGGTATTGAGCACAGGGATCCATCTCAGTGCAGGTTGCTCTTCTGACGACGTGCTTCACGAACTGCAGCGCTTCAACACGGACCCTTTGGTTGATGGGATCCTGCTGCAGCTGCCCCTGCCGAATGGCCTCGATGAGGGGCCTTTGCTCACGGCAATCGATCCCGACAAGGACGCTGATGGTCTCCATACGTTGAATCTTGGTCGGCTGCTCAAAGGTGAACCGGGCCCGCGCAGCTGTACGCCAGCCGGCGTGATGGCACTACTGCGCAGCAATGGTTTCGATCCAGCCGGCAAGCGAGCTGTTGTGGTCGGCAGGAGCATCCTGGTCGGTCAGCCGATGGCCCTAATGCTTCAGTCGGCTCATGCCACGGTGAGTGTGGCTCACTCACGCACCAGAGATCTGGCAGCGCTAACCAGGCAGGCGGAGATTCTCGTGGTGGCCGCCGGCCGGCCGGGGATGATCGGTGCTGAACATGTCAGTCCCGGTGCCGTCGTGGTGGATGTCGGCATCCATCGCAAACCGGAAGGGGGACTCTGCGGCGATGTGCGTGCCGATGAGGTGAGTGAAATTGCCGCTGCTCTCAGCCCAGTCCCTGGGGGTGTTGGGCCCATGACGGTCACGATGCTGCTTGTGAATACTGTTCTGGCCTGGTGCCGTCGACACGGCATTGATCATGGCCTGGATGATCTGATCAGCTGA
- a CDS encoding TIGR02466 family protein — MSLQWLFPTPVLQVDLEPDAEIVEAMNAEIESFDHNVFLHPEFSDRNNLTGDLLGHAGLDQLHRMDAFQWLNQRLAEQTSLYLKELLGPEHGLEVHIQKAWPVVCSRDGGSIELHSHRNAQLSAVFYVRVDTDNSSGEIEFQAPDDYFSHVMAIPYRDAAVSGGMFSPKPNRLLLFPSDLRHRVMPYEGQTPRYSVSYDLAVTTSSGRGKEMRMSHPMDWVPLTMFSPQV, encoded by the coding sequence ATGTCGCTTCAATGGCTCTTCCCCACACCAGTGCTGCAAGTTGATCTCGAGCCTGATGCCGAGATCGTTGAGGCCATGAACGCTGAAATTGAGTCGTTTGATCACAACGTCTTCCTCCATCCTGAGTTCAGCGATCGCAACAATCTCACCGGTGATCTTCTCGGGCATGCCGGTCTGGACCAGCTGCATCGCATGGATGCTTTTCAGTGGCTGAATCAACGCCTGGCAGAGCAGACCAGCCTTTATCTCAAAGAACTCCTTGGACCCGAGCATGGGCTTGAAGTTCATATTCAAAAAGCCTGGCCCGTTGTTTGTTCCAGAGACGGTGGCTCAATCGAACTGCATAGCCATCGCAATGCTCAGCTGAGCGCGGTTTTCTACGTGCGAGTGGACACGGATAACAGCAGCGGTGAGATTGAGTTTCAGGCTCCTGATGACTACTTCAGCCACGTCATGGCGATTCCATACCGCGATGCCGCTGTTTCAGGAGGCATGTTTTCGCCAAAGCCGAATCGCCTGTTGTTGTTTCCATCCGATTTACGACACCGTGTGATGCCGTATGAAGGCCAGACTCCTCGATATTCCGTGTCATACGACCTGGCGGTGACGACATCCTCCGGCCGCGGCAAGGAAATGCGAATGTCCCACCCGATGGATTGGGTTCCGCTGACGATGTTCAGTCCTCAGGTTTGA
- the crtE gene encoding geranylgeranyl diphosphate synthase CrtE, translating into MTDGFDFKAYLNQARQRVEAALDGSLAPERPESLREAMRYSLLAGGKRLRPILCLAACELAGGDAEHAMPTAVALEMIHTMSLIHDDLPAMDDDDLRRGRPTNHKVYGEAVAILAGDALLTRAFEMVALRSPGVPPERLLKVVGELSLVAGAPGLVGGQVVDLESEGKEVDFDTLEYIHLHKTGALLSACVITGATIGGADPALISALRVYARGIGLAFQIIDDILDITASSEVLGKTAGKDLVADKTTYPKLLGLEESRRRADALVGEAKDVLKPWEQRAMPLLALADFITSRDR; encoded by the coding sequence ATGACCGACGGCTTTGATTTCAAGGCCTATCTGAACCAGGCCAGGCAACGGGTGGAAGCTGCCCTGGATGGCTCCCTGGCTCCGGAGCGGCCCGAGTCCCTGCGAGAAGCGATGCGTTATTCCCTTCTGGCCGGCGGCAAGAGACTGCGTCCGATTCTTTGTCTGGCGGCCTGCGAACTCGCTGGTGGCGACGCGGAGCATGCGATGCCAACAGCGGTGGCTCTGGAGATGATCCACACCATGTCGTTGATCCACGACGATCTACCCGCCATGGATGACGATGATCTTCGCCGCGGCCGGCCAACGAATCACAAGGTGTATGGAGAAGCGGTGGCGATCCTGGCCGGCGATGCCCTGCTCACACGGGCCTTTGAAATGGTGGCGCTGCGCAGTCCAGGCGTCCCGCCTGAGCGTTTGCTCAAGGTGGTGGGCGAGTTGTCGCTGGTGGCTGGTGCCCCCGGTCTCGTCGGCGGTCAGGTTGTGGATCTCGAGAGCGAAGGCAAGGAGGTGGATTTCGACACCCTGGAGTACATCCATCTCCATAAGACCGGCGCCTTGCTCAGCGCTTGCGTCATCACCGGTGCCACGATCGGCGGCGCTGATCCTGCACTGATCTCCGCCCTGCGGGTTTACGCCCGCGGCATCGGGCTCGCCTTCCAGATCATCGATGACATCCTCGACATCACCGCCAGCAGCGAGGTGCTGGGCAAAACAGCCGGAAAGGATCTGGTTGCTGACAAAACCACGTATCCGAAGTTGTTGGGACTGGAGGAGTCCCGCCGGCGAGCGGATGCCTTGGTCGGGGAGGCCAAAGATGTTCTCAAGCCATGGGAGCAACGTGCGATGCCGTTGCTGGCGCTAGCAGACTTCATTACCAGCCGCGACCGATGA
- a CDS encoding divergent PAP2 family protein produces MIETAPSHAVVHELFDNASLAWGLTACGLAQLSKLFIELIRFRRWRPAVLVETGGMPSSHSALVTGTAAGLGWTMGFDHPLFALAATVAFIVMYDASGIRRAAGFTAERVNALPDELWTETLEKPLKESLGHSRMQVLVGSLIGPTIALPGLVFLGSPLHLLGVIGAGLG; encoded by the coding sequence ATGATTGAGACGGCCCCCAGCCATGCCGTGGTGCATGAACTGTTCGACAACGCGTCACTCGCCTGGGGATTGACTGCCTGCGGCTTGGCCCAGCTCTCCAAGCTGTTCATTGAACTCATCCGCTTTCGCCGCTGGCGACCAGCTGTTCTGGTCGAAACCGGTGGCATGCCATCAAGTCATTCAGCGCTGGTAACGGGCACGGCTGCTGGCCTGGGTTGGACGATGGGCTTTGACCATCCTCTTTTTGCATTGGCGGCCACCGTCGCCTTCATCGTGATGTACGACGCCAGCGGAATTCGCCGTGCGGCAGGTTTCACAGCCGAGCGCGTCAATGCCCTGCCCGATGAGCTCTGGACCGAGACCCTTGAGAAACCACTCAAGGAAAGTCTTGGCCACAGCCGCATGCAGGTTCTTGTCGGCAGCTTGATTGGCCCTACCATCGCCTTGCCCGGTTTGGTGTTTCTCGGTTCGCCACTGCATCTGCTCGGTGTGATCGGAGCGGGATTGGGGTGA
- a CDS encoding ATP-dependent RecD-like DNA helicase produces the protein MRSAAKLTADQKKASEAFSEWLKQPADGLPFVLSGFAGSGKTFLSMRLLREVEERGLCWTVVAPTHKAVGVLRQALDLEGLIPTWYPSTIHRLLRLKLKRQGDAEACEPTEQTAMALEHLGLVLVDEASMVDSTLLGIALQCAHPFKTRLVFVGDPAQLPPVGEPESPVFVMRRACCASLSEVVRHQGPVLQLASRLRDGGLPCRNPPLLPAIKDERGQVICTDKQSWLDQARKALRQASVQDNPDAARILCYTNRTLERLVPHARRAIHGEMADQMPVLPGEVLISRSAVMAPASRDGAEAGEEPDMVLGSNREVVVLDVAPEACDLADFGCSSSDGPVPVIETLSATVRAGELDLTLRLQPPVGSVARSLLDEAMQRLRQQARDAGKKGGRSIWRRYFLIRDAFASLGPAAVLTVHRSQGSTFGDVFVAPDVFWPQDLTLRRQLVYVAVSRARTGVWLVGQGEAVEERAVWLDRLRSGSTPSAPAIPDSHREQG, from the coding sequence GTGAGATCTGCAGCGAAGCTGACTGCCGATCAGAAGAAAGCGTCGGAAGCGTTCTCGGAATGGCTGAAGCAGCCCGCTGATGGCCTGCCGTTCGTTTTGAGCGGATTCGCTGGCAGCGGCAAAACCTTCCTGTCGATGCGACTGCTGCGTGAGGTTGAGGAGAGGGGCCTGTGCTGGACCGTGGTGGCGCCAACGCACAAGGCCGTCGGCGTGTTGCGACAAGCGCTTGATCTGGAAGGTCTCATTCCCACCTGGTACCCCTCCACGATCCACCGTCTGTTGCGACTCAAGCTCAAGCGGCAGGGAGATGCGGAGGCTTGTGAACCCACCGAGCAGACGGCGATGGCTCTCGAGCACCTCGGGCTCGTCCTGGTGGATGAGGCCTCGATGGTGGACAGCACCCTGCTGGGCATCGCGCTGCAGTGCGCCCATCCCTTCAAGACGCGGCTGGTGTTTGTTGGTGATCCAGCCCAGCTGCCACCTGTTGGCGAGCCTGAGAGTCCTGTTTTCGTGATGCGCCGCGCCTGTTGCGCCTCACTCAGCGAGGTGGTGCGACATCAGGGGCCGGTGCTGCAGCTGGCGAGCCGGCTTCGTGATGGAGGGCTTCCCTGCCGAAATCCTCCGTTGCTGCCGGCCATCAAGGATGAGCGCGGCCAGGTGATCTGCACCGACAAACAAAGCTGGCTGGACCAGGCTCGCAAAGCTCTGCGGCAGGCATCGGTTCAGGACAATCCAGACGCAGCAAGAATTCTTTGTTACACGAATCGCACCCTCGAGAGGCTGGTTCCCCATGCCAGACGAGCCATTCATGGTGAGATGGCGGACCAGATGCCGGTTCTGCCTGGTGAAGTGTTGATCAGCCGCTCGGCTGTGATGGCACCGGCCTCCCGTGATGGCGCTGAAGCCGGTGAAGAACCGGACATGGTGCTTGGCTCCAATCGTGAGGTGGTGGTGCTGGATGTGGCGCCTGAAGCCTGCGATCTGGCGGACTTTGGCTGTTCCTCCAGCGATGGCCCGGTGCCGGTGATCGAGACCCTCTCCGCAACCGTTCGTGCCGGCGAGCTGGACCTGACCCTTCGCCTTCAACCTCCGGTGGGGTCTGTCGCTCGGTCACTGCTGGATGAAGCGATGCAGCGGCTGCGCCAACAGGCACGGGATGCCGGCAAGAAAGGAGGCCGGTCCATCTGGCGTCGTTATTTTCTGATCAGAGATGCCTTTGCATCCCTTGGCCCTGCAGCGGTATTGACGGTCCATCGCAGTCAGGGCAGCACGTTCGGAGATGTGTTCGTGGCTCCCGACGTGTTCTGGCCGCAGGACCTGACCCTGCGTCGTCAGTTGGTGTACGTGGCGGTCAGTCGAGCCCGAACCGGGGTGTGGCTGGTGGGCCAGGGCGAGGCTGTGGAAGAGCGTGCTGTCTGGCTGGATCGGCTCAGATCCGGGTCAACCCCGTCAGCCCCTGCCATCCCAGATAGCCACCGAGAACAAGGCTGA
- a CDS encoding GAP family protein: MTEASLWSDLTAFGIGMAISPLHIAVLLLLLLGPSPLRRGGLFLGAWILTTLLTLIALLTLGHGLVLDMTHGSHPRTGLDLIGGGALLTLGGRECLNAITKSDGPPGWTRTVDRLTAMPMPLLIALSALVQVVTPDDLLLFAKAASVILAAGMPIGQEMAGSALFTLTASVLMLLPCLAVLIGRGRVLPILERCKQLLFARGELVVASVSLVLGGYLGWQGLTGLTRI; the protein is encoded by the coding sequence ATGACTGAAGCTTCTCTCTGGAGTGATCTGACCGCTTTCGGCATCGGCATGGCGATCTCGCCTTTGCACATCGCCGTTCTGCTGCTTCTGTTGCTCGGTCCTTCACCACTGCGACGCGGTGGTCTGTTTCTTGGTGCCTGGATTCTCACAACCTTGCTCACCTTGATCGCCTTGCTGACCCTTGGGCATGGTCTTGTCTTGGACATGACGCATGGTTCCCATCCGAGGACCGGGCTTGATCTGATCGGCGGAGGCGCCTTGCTCACACTTGGGGGCAGAGAGTGTCTGAACGCCATCACCAAAAGTGATGGCCCGCCGGGCTGGACGCGCACGGTGGATCGTCTCACCGCGATGCCCATGCCCTTGCTGATCGCGCTCAGTGCCCTTGTTCAGGTCGTCACCCCGGACGACCTGCTGCTGTTCGCCAAGGCGGCCTCCGTCATCCTGGCTGCCGGGATGCCGATCGGCCAGGAGATGGCCGGCAGCGCACTGTTCACCCTGACGGCCAGTGTTCTGATGCTGTTGCCGTGTCTGGCCGTGCTGATCGGGCGAGGGCGGGTTCTGCCGATTCTGGAGCGTTGCAAACAGCTGCTCTTCGCCCGTGGAGAGTTGGTTGTGGCTAGCGTCAGCCTTGTTCTCGGTGGCTATCTGGGATGGCAGGGGCTGACGGGGTTGACCCGGATCTGA
- a CDS encoding histidine phosphatase family protein has protein sequence MSDTQRQLWLLRHGATEWALNGRHTGNTDLPLLPQGEAEAKALAPILAKQAFAAVFSSPLQRARRTCELAGLGAQMQIQEKILEWNYGDYEGITTPQIRETIPDWTVWCHGCPNGETAVQVQARCEAAINEALAAPGEGDVALFAHGHILRALTGTWLGLGASGGSFFKLGTASVSVLGWERGKRAISRWNAPTQPLEGF, from the coding sequence ATGTCCGACACACAACGTCAGCTCTGGCTGCTGCGCCATGGAGCCACGGAATGGGCCTTGAACGGGCGGCACACCGGCAACACCGACCTGCCGTTACTACCCCAGGGAGAGGCCGAAGCAAAGGCCCTGGCTCCCATCCTTGCGAAACAGGCCTTTGCCGCCGTGTTCAGCTCACCTCTCCAACGTGCACGCCGAACCTGTGAGCTGGCCGGACTCGGGGCTCAGATGCAAATTCAGGAGAAGATCCTGGAATGGAACTACGGCGATTACGAGGGCATCACAACGCCACAGATCCGCGAGACCATTCCCGATTGGACGGTCTGGTGCCATGGCTGCCCCAACGGTGAAACCGCAGTGCAGGTGCAGGCTCGATGCGAAGCAGCGATCAACGAAGCCCTGGCTGCTCCAGGCGAAGGGGATGTCGCCCTGTTTGCCCACGGCCATATCCTCAGGGCTCTCACTGGCACCTGGCTGGGCCTTGGCGCCTCCGGCGGCAGTTTTTTCAAACTCGGCACGGCATCCGTGAGCGTGCTGGGCTGGGAACGCGGCAAGAGAGCGATCTCGCGTTGGAATGCCCCAACGCAACCGCTTGAGGGCTTCTGA
- a CDS encoding acylphosphatase: protein MARRSRSRAESTERRFVNRVQQRLYPFLERWQLLIHGRVQGVGFRNSCSRRAQDLGITGWVRNRQDGSVEVQAEGSPNAIAELRAWCEQGPPGARVLQVLPVRLPATGDDWFEVRF, encoded by the coding sequence GTGGCGCGACGCTCTCGAAGCCGCGCCGAATCCACCGAGCGACGCTTCGTAAATCGCGTTCAGCAACGCCTTTACCCCTTTCTCGAGCGTTGGCAACTGTTAATCCATGGGCGCGTGCAGGGTGTGGGCTTCCGCAACAGCTGCAGCCGCCGCGCCCAGGATCTCGGCATCACCGGCTGGGTCCGCAACCGACAGGACGGCAGCGTGGAAGTACAGGCTGAGGGATCACCCAATGCGATTGCCGAACTGAGGGCCTGGTGCGAGCAGGGTCCCCCTGGCGCCAGAGTGCTCCAGGTCCTGCCGGTGAGGCTGCCGGCCACGGGAGACGACTGGTTTGAAGTGCGTTTTTGA
- a CDS encoding cobyrinate a,c-diamide synthase produces the protein MAVVIAAPASGSGKTLLSLALVSWARATGRVIQPYKVGPDYLDPQLLSIAAGRSCRNLDSNLCGESWVVRAFHGYSRSAQLALVEGVMGLFDGLGSSELGSTAATAKLLNLPVVLVVDAGGQAASLGALVRGFRDHDPELTLAGVVLNRVSSARHRDLLTDVLSSIDVPLLGCLPRTDDLALPSRHLGLAPAHELENRDQRLERWASLATIHLDLKRLEPLLAAPSVGDNPLRDIPQQSGGTLPVAVASDEAFHFRYQETGELLEHMGMPLLPWSPLADEPLPAEARGLILPGGFPEQHAEQLSHCNQSLKCLRRASGRLPIYAECGGMLLLGQTLTGLDGSRRTMAGLLPFEASKGPLQVGYRTLRPRRNGLLTRTNEELRGHEFHRWSLDPQPSDRALWEIEGWRTEKVTEGWGGQRLHASWVHLHWASSTTICSRWRDALEAAPNPPSDAS, from the coding sequence ATGGCCGTTGTCATCGCGGCACCAGCCAGCGGCAGCGGCAAAACTCTTCTCAGCCTGGCTCTGGTCAGCTGGGCGCGAGCAACAGGACGTGTCATTCAGCCCTACAAGGTTGGGCCGGACTATCTCGATCCCCAGCTGCTGAGCATCGCCGCCGGCCGCTCCTGCCGCAACCTCGACAGCAACCTCTGCGGAGAGAGCTGGGTTGTGAGGGCTTTTCACGGATACAGCCGCTCAGCCCAGCTCGCTCTTGTAGAGGGGGTGATGGGATTGTTCGATGGCCTCGGCAGCAGTGAGCTGGGTAGCACTGCTGCAACGGCGAAGCTGCTCAATCTGCCGGTGGTGCTCGTCGTGGATGCCGGCGGGCAGGCCGCGTCGCTTGGGGCCCTCGTCCGTGGCTTTCGTGATCACGACCCTGAGCTGACGCTGGCCGGTGTTGTGCTGAACCGTGTCAGCAGTGCACGGCACCGGGATCTGCTGACCGACGTCTTAAGCAGCATCGACGTGCCTCTGCTCGGCTGTCTGCCACGAACGGACGACCTGGCTCTTCCCAGCCGGCATCTGGGGCTAGCCCCCGCCCATGAACTTGAGAACCGCGATCAACGCCTGGAGCGCTGGGCCTCCCTGGCGACGATCCATCTCGACCTCAAGCGACTTGAGCCACTTCTGGCAGCTCCAAGTGTTGGAGACAATCCACTGCGAGACATCCCGCAGCAGTCAGGAGGCACGTTGCCGGTGGCGGTGGCCTCGGATGAGGCCTTTCACTTCCGGTATCAGGAAACCGGAGAGCTCCTGGAACACATGGGGATGCCGCTCCTGCCCTGGAGTCCCCTGGCCGATGAACCACTGCCTGCCGAGGCCCGCGGATTGATCCTGCCCGGTGGGTTCCCGGAGCAGCACGCCGAGCAGCTCAGCCACTGCAATCAAAGCCTCAAATGCCTGCGCCGGGCCTCGGGGCGGCTGCCCATTTACGCCGAATGCGGCGGCATGCTGCTGCTGGGACAAACCCTGACCGGGCTCGACGGGTCTCGGCGGACGATGGCGGGACTTCTGCCCTTCGAAGCCAGCAAGGGGCCACTGCAGGTTGGCTACCGCACCCTTCGTCCTAGACGCAATGGTCTCCTGACGCGTACGAACGAGGAACTGCGTGGGCATGAGTTCCATCGTTGGTCCCTTGACCCGCAACCATCCGACAGGGCGCTGTGGGAAATTGAGGGATGGCGAACGGAGAAGGTAACGGAAGGATGGGGAGGTCAAAGACTTCACGCCAGCTGGGTTCACCTGCACTGGGCCAGCTCTACGACGATCTGTTCCCGGTGGCGCGACGCTCTCGAAGCCGCGCCGAATCCACCGAGCGACGCTTCGTAA
- a CDS encoding glucose-6-phosphate dehydrogenase assembly protein OpcA, whose product MSPQLTLQTPLELAPAEVPTYLDQLWSPEQQGNTGTGANTFCLLIWQPAWAEQQLVRSGRLKGPITGQQSKQLIAAGRQAVVDADLPLSTPPLDSTVIEACAGYDGSEDSDDLRGQYIDPALSALQPRRLITLAPTIDDGKALETLVAAYCPLPEEGGGTAACGDVVVLRGGHDALQEGMDILQPLLPASMPSWVWWNGFLDEASGLLEQLASSPRRLIIDTANGNPRHCLDLLRDRVESGQAVNDLNWLRLRSWHETLAMVFDPPHRRDALSHIIQFDIDVEGHHPAQGLLLAGWVADRLGWQLEHTEATEDGIASRFRRNDGAEVNFHLMSVPMGQPSVHAGQMVGLRLVSQPENGKGVCVILCAESGGCMRLEGGGMASMELLEEVVPTQHASPEMDVARLLGGGHDTTNPLLASSAPLAARLLA is encoded by the coding sequence ATGTCCCCCCAGCTCACCCTTCAGACCCCTCTGGAACTCGCCCCCGCCGAGGTTCCTACATACCTTGATCAACTCTGGTCCCCCGAGCAGCAAGGAAACACTGGAACCGGTGCCAACACGTTCTGCCTTCTGATCTGGCAACCCGCCTGGGCCGAACAGCAACTTGTGAGAAGTGGCCGTCTCAAAGGACCGATCACTGGACAACAGTCCAAGCAGCTGATCGCGGCCGGCCGACAGGCCGTCGTGGATGCCGATCTGCCTCTGAGCACACCGCCCCTCGACAGCACCGTGATCGAGGCCTGCGCCGGCTACGACGGAAGTGAGGACAGCGACGATCTGCGAGGTCAGTACATTGATCCGGCCCTGAGTGCCCTGCAACCACGACGGTTGATCACGCTGGCACCCACCATCGACGACGGCAAAGCCCTGGAAACCCTTGTGGCGGCTTACTGCCCGTTACCGGAAGAGGGGGGCGGCACCGCAGCCTGTGGCGATGTGGTGGTCCTGCGGGGCGGCCATGACGCGCTCCAGGAGGGCATGGACATTCTTCAACCCCTGCTGCCTGCATCCATGCCGTCCTGGGTGTGGTGGAACGGCTTCCTCGACGAAGCGTCAGGACTTCTGGAACAGCTAGCCAGCTCCCCAAGACGCCTGATCATCGACACCGCCAACGGCAACCCTCGCCATTGCCTGGACCTCCTGCGCGACCGGGTCGAATCGGGACAGGCCGTCAACGATCTGAACTGGCTGCGTCTGCGCAGCTGGCACGAGACGCTGGCCATGGTCTTTGACCCCCCCCATCGTCGTGATGCCCTCAGCCACATCATTCAATTCGACATTGATGTGGAGGGCCACCATCCAGCCCAAGGACTCCTGCTGGCTGGCTGGGTTGCTGATCGACTTGGCTGGCAGCTGGAACACACCGAAGCCACTGAGGACGGCATTGCGTCCCGCTTCAGACGCAACGACGGCGCCGAGGTGAACTTCCATCTGATGTCGGTGCCGATGGGACAGCCCAGCGTTCACGCCGGCCAAATGGTTGGCCTGCGTCTCGTCAGTCAGCCGGAGAACGGTAAGGGGGTCTGCGTGATTCTCTGCGCCGAATCGGGCGGCTGCATGCGCCTCGAGGGTGGCGGAATGGCCAGCATGGAACTGTTGGAGGAGGTGGTTCCCACCCAGCACGCGTCTCCAGAGATGGATGTCGCCCGACTGCTTGGTGGCGGACACGACACCACCAATCCACTGTTGGCCTCCTCGGCGCCCCTGGCTGCCAGGCTGCTGGCCTAA
- the zwf gene encoding glucose-6-phosphate dehydrogenase, whose translation MTATITNPLRVGLRQERVISPQCLVIFGASGDLTHRKLVPALFELFKQRRLPSEFALLGCARRPWSDEEFRSKMTEALASKIEESPQDWEQFSAKLFYEPVDLQQPQDVVRLGGRLETIDQQCATRGNRTFYLSVSPKFYGSGCRALADAGLLKDPKRSRVVIEKPFGRDYGSAQALNQVVQSCGQENQIFRIDHYLGKETVQNILVLRFANTIFEPIWNRNYISSVQITAAETVGVEERAGYYETSGALRDMVQNHLTQMLAITAMEAPGRFDQEAIRNEKAKVLQAARLADELEPWNCCIRGQYGPGGTKDSPLAGYRQEPGVDHNSTTETYVALKLFIDNWRWQGVPFYVRTGKRLAKRLSEVVLTFREAPVHLFDAANGGPTSNQLILRIQPDEGAEFRFEVKSPGSGMRSRPIDMEFSYDESFGEPSDEGYVRLLADAMLSDPTLFTRSDEVEAAWRLYTPLLELIEDSPWQLPIHPYESRTWGPAAADALLARDGLLWRRP comes from the coding sequence ATGACCGCCACGATCACCAATCCGTTGCGGGTTGGACTTCGTCAGGAACGCGTCATATCACCACAGTGTCTGGTGATCTTCGGTGCCAGCGGCGACCTAACACACCGAAAGCTCGTTCCAGCCCTGTTTGAACTGTTCAAACAACGGCGCCTGCCGAGTGAATTCGCGCTGCTCGGTTGTGCTCGTCGCCCCTGGAGTGATGAGGAGTTCAGAAGCAAAATGACCGAGGCACTTGCCTCGAAAATCGAGGAGAGTCCCCAGGACTGGGAGCAGTTCTCAGCGAAGCTCTTTTACGAGCCCGTCGATCTTCAGCAGCCGCAGGATGTGGTGCGTCTGGGTGGTCGCCTCGAGACGATCGACCAGCAGTGCGCCACACGCGGAAACCGAACGTTCTACCTCTCGGTATCACCGAAGTTCTACGGCAGTGGCTGCCGAGCCCTGGCCGACGCCGGCTTGCTGAAAGATCCGAAACGAAGCCGGGTGGTGATTGAAAAGCCCTTCGGGCGTGATTACGGCAGCGCCCAGGCACTCAACCAGGTGGTTCAAAGCTGCGGGCAGGAAAACCAGATTTTCCGGATCGACCACTACCTGGGCAAGGAGACAGTCCAGAACATCCTGGTGCTGCGATTCGCGAACACCATTTTCGAGCCGATCTGGAACCGGAACTACATCTCAAGCGTTCAGATCACCGCTGCGGAAACCGTGGGTGTTGAAGAACGCGCCGGTTACTACGAAACATCGGGTGCCCTGCGGGACATGGTGCAGAACCACCTCACCCAGATGCTGGCGATCACCGCCATGGAAGCTCCGGGACGGTTCGATCAGGAGGCAATCCGCAACGAAAAGGCCAAGGTTCTGCAGGCGGCTCGCCTTGCGGATGAACTGGAGCCCTGGAATTGCTGCATCCGCGGGCAATACGGCCCCGGCGGCACCAAGGATTCACCCCTGGCCGGCTATCGCCAGGAGCCCGGGGTGGATCACAACAGCACCACGGAAACCTATGTCGCTCTGAAGCTGTTCATCGACAACTGGCGTTGGCAGGGTGTGCCCTTCTATGTCCGCACCGGAAAACGTCTAGCCAAGCGTCTCAGTGAAGTTGTGCTCACGTTCCGTGAGGCACCGGTGCATCTTTTCGATGCTGCCAATGGCGGACCCACCTCAAATCAGCTGATCCTGCGGATTCAACCCGACGAAGGAGCCGAGTTCCGTTTCGAGGTGAAGTCTCCTGGATCAGGCATGCGCAGCCGTCCCATTGATATGGAGTTCTCCTACGACGAGTCCTTCGGCGAACCCTCCGACGAGGGCTATGTGCGGCTGCTGGCCGATGCGATGCTCAGCGATCCCACCCTGTTCACACGCAGTGACGAAGTGGAGGCCGCCTGGCGGCTCTACACCCCGCTGCTGGAGCTGATCGAGGACAGCCCCTGGCAGCTGCCGATCCATCCCTATGAATCACGAACATGGGGGCCAGCCGCCGCCGATGCCCTGCTGGCCCGTGACGGACTGCTCTGGCGCCGTCCCTGA